A region of Fusarium keratoplasticum isolate Fu6.1 chromosome 6, whole genome shotgun sequence DNA encodes the following proteins:
- a CDS encoding PS-pyruv-trans domain-containing protein: MLPVMNRFGRIALAVVAVLFVFVLLLSYQAPDSFRASLPSTDSLWSKGGSTTEASATPTPTPIEEEEEEEVDPNRDISYDLTRPPTAGCEDLVNDLQQRIIQTYQKRFKGIRYANIWGYLETENKGDAAIWSAQQILLSILGIETMEACRFMHQGCDMEKFRKGLEEHRPHSAIIMAGGGNFNDYYWEDQPSRMKMISTFTNVSIRAFPQSIFMNNPERINLTHIAFKKHHDLQLAARDKPSYDWLLDNFGQTDGIDNDLIPDIAFMWGNRSDFRVNTPKTHDILILARKDAEISAGDSAMIPFGEGRIDLGGAVGNVTYRKVDWKFTETPDIDNKDNRERGKNQRAWAKSMAGFDLLGSARFVITDRLHGHILSTVIGVPHVLMDSKLGKNLNFHNTWTRDCKCTRITKSIHSAFDVARMFFEQELNQPSL; this comes from the exons ATGTTGCCCGTAATGAATCGGTTCGGACGCATCGCGCTAGCCGTGGTTGCAGTCCTGTTTGTCTTCGTCCTGCTGCTGTCTTACCAGGCGCCCGACAGCTTCAGGGCCAGTCTACCGAGCACAGATTCGCTATGGTCGAAAGGAGGGAGCACCACCGAGGCCTCGGCGACACCAACGCCTACACccattgaggaggaggaagaggaggaggtcgaccCTAACAGGGACATTTCGTACGACTTGACCCGGCCGCCAACCGCCGGCTGCGAGGACCTTGTCAACGACCTTCAGCAGCGAATCATCCAGACCTACCAGAAGCGATTCAAGGGTATTCGCTATGCCAACATCTGGGGATACCTCGAGACCGAAAACAAGGGAGATGCCGCCATCTGGTCCGCCCAACAGATCCTGCTCAGCATTCTCGGCATTGAGACCATGGAAGCTTGCCG CTTCATGCACCAGGGATGTGACATGGAGAAGTTCCGCAAGGGACTCGAGGAGCACCGCCCGCACtcggccatcatcatggctggcggTGGTAACTTTAACGATTACTACTGGGAGGACCAACCGTCGCGCATGAAGATGATCTCGACCTTTACCAACGTCTCCATCCGCGCCTTTCCCCAGAGCATCTTCATGAACAACCCCGAACGGATCAACCTTACCCACATCGCCTTCAAGAAGCACCACGACCTTCAGCTTGCGGCCCGTGACAAGCCCAGCTACGATTGGCTCCTCGACAACTTTGGCCAGACcgatggcatcgacaacGATCTCATTCCGGATATCGCCTTTATGTGGGGGAACCGATCAGACTTCCGAGTCAACACGCCCAAGAC CCACGACATCCTCATTCTTGCACGAAAGGACGCCGAGATCTCTGCGGGCGACTCAGCCATGATCCCATTTGGTGAAGGCCGCATCGACCTGGGCGGCGCCGTGGGCAACGTGACATACCGCAAGGTGGACTGGAAGTTCACCGAGACACCCGACATTGACAACAAGGACAACCGAGAGCGCGGCAAGAACCAGCGAGCGTGGGCCAAGTCGATGGCCGGCTTCGACCTCCTCGGATCGGCTCGCTTCGTCATCACGGACCGTCTACACGGCCACATCCTGTCGACCGTCATCGGAGTGCCTCATGTGCTGATGGATAGCAAGCTGGGCAAGAACCTCAACTTCCACAACACGTGGACGCGCGACTGCAAATGCACGcgcatcaccaagagcaTCCACTCGGCGTTTGACGTGGCGCGCATGTTTTTCGAGCAAGAGCTGAACCAACCAAGTTTATGA
- a CDS encoding GDP-mannose transporter: MADNKKNDDFVANMPDNGIGNGDKENDSLVGRGAGTDAIPPPPTGFLAKIENSGPFSIMAYCVSSISMTVVNKYVVSGTSWNLTFFYLAIQSIVCIITITACKYFGLIKSLAPLDPERIKKWYPISLVLVGMIYTSTRALQYLSVPVYTIFKNLTIIAIAYGEVLWFGGAVTPTALSAFGLMVLSSIVAAWADIKSAMSGDYSATTGDKDALATLNAGYFWMAMNVFCSASYVLGMRKVIKKMNFKDWDSMYYNNLLTIPVLVICSLLTEDWSSANFAKNFPEEYRNRITIGIIYSGVAAIFISYCTAWCIRVTSSTTYSMVGALNKLPIAISGLIFFAAPVTVGSVSAIFLGFVSGLVYTWSKVKESEAKKNSLPTSENRDSSK, translated from the exons atggccgacaacaagaagaacgacGATTTCGTCGCCAATATGCCAGATAACGGCATCGGTAATGGTGACAAGGAGAATGATTCTCTCGTCGGTCGCGGCGCCGGTACCGATGCCATCCCGCCGCCTCCcacgggcttcttggccaagatcgagaaCAGCGGGCCattctccatcatggcctACTGTGTTTCATCCATCAGCATGACCGTGGTGAACAAGTATGTCGTATCGGGTACTTCGTGGAATCTCACCTTCTTCTACCTTGCCATCCAG TCCATCGTctgcatcatcaccatcacagCATGCAAGTACTTTGGCCTTATCAAGTCTCTCGCTCCCCTTGACCCTGAACGGATCAAGAAGT GGTACCCCATCTCGCTCGTCCTCGTTGGCATGATCTACACTAGCACCAGGGCCCTGCAGTACCTCTCGGTGCCCGTGTACACCATCTTCAAGAACCtgaccatcatcgccatcgcctATGGAGAGGTCCTCTGGTTCGGTGGTGCCGTCACCCCCACCGCCCTCTCTGCCTTCGGCCTCATGGTTCTGAGCTCCATTGTCGCCGCTTGGGCCGATATCAAGAGTGCCATGTCGGGCGACTACAGTGCGACCACCGGTGACAAGGATGCCCTCGCAACCCTCAACGCCGGCTACTTCTGGATGGCCATGAACGTCTTTTGCTCTGCTTCGTATGTTCTGGGTATGcgcaaggtcatcaagaagatgaactTTAAGGACTGGGACT CCATGTACTAcaacaacctcctcaccatccccgtcctcgtcatctgcTCGCTCCTCACCGAAGACTGGTCCAGCGCCAACTTTGCCAAGAACTTCCCCGAGGAGTATCGCAACCGCATCACGATCGGCATCATCTACTCTGGCGtggccgccatcttcatctcgtaCTGCACTGCCTGGTGTATCCGTGTCACCTCGTCCACCACCTACTCCATGGTTGGCGCTCTGAACAAGCTGCCCATTGCCATCAGcggcctcatcttcttcgccgcCCCCGTTACCGTCGGCAGCGTgtctgccatcttcctcggctTCGTCAGTGGTCTCGTCTACACCTggtccaaggtcaaggagtccgaggccaagaagaactcTCTCCCCACCTCTGAGAACCGGGACTCGTCAAAGTAA